A genomic stretch from Leptotrichia sp. HSP-536 includes:
- a CDS encoding precorrin-2 dehydrogenase/sirohydrochlorin ferrochelatase family protein: MWFPLFINLENKKVLVIGGGKIAYKKITKILEYGAEITIITERTEEEKFLKLENVKIVNNKVENDKNVIEELVKDYFFVIAATDNEELNQNIAEICDSNGILVNNASSKFKMNAMFGGIVKNDEFQIAVSTGGKNCRRSRAMKSEIQKILDKIEK; encoded by the coding sequence ATGTGGTTTCCATTATTTATAAATTTAGAAAATAAAAAAGTATTAGTAATCGGTGGTGGAAAAATTGCGTATAAAAAGATTACAAAAATTTTGGAATACGGTGCAGAGATTACAATTATTACTGAAAGGACGGAAGAAGAGAAGTTTCTCAAGCTGGAAAATGTAAAAATTGTAAACAACAAAGTTGAAAATGATAAAAATGTAATAGAAGAGCTTGTAAAAGATTATTTTTTTGTTATTGCGGCTACAGATAATGAGGAATTAAATCAAAATATAGCCGAAATTTGTGATTCCAACGGTATTCTTGTCAATAATGCGTCTTCAAAATTCAAGATGAATGCGATGTTTGGAGGAATTGTAAAAAATGATGAATTTCAAATTGCAGTTTCGACAGGCGGAAAAAATTGCAGACGTTCACGTGCTATGAAAAGCGAAATTCAAAAGATTCTGGATAAAATAGAAAAATAA
- the hemB gene encoding porphobilinogen synthase: MFKRHRKLRKNEVIRNLVKDVYIAKEDLIYPIFIEEGENIKNEIPSMPGIFRYSIDRLSEELDELVKLGINSILLFGIPKNKDACATEAYNENGVIQNAVRFIKEKYDNFLVICDICCCEYTSHGHCGILDENGYVKNDETLEVLAKTALSYARAGADIVAPSDMMDGRVEKISKALAENRFENIPIMAYSVKYSSAFYGPFRDAADSAPQFGDRKSYQMNFQYSKDAIDEVAEDLRQGADIIIVKPAMAYLDVIKKVSDKFEIPIVAYSVSGEYSMVKAAAQKGWIDEMKIVMEQMYAMKRAGANAIITYYAKEVAKFLENSEN; this comes from the coding sequence ATGTTTAAAAGACATAGAAAATTACGAAAAAATGAAGTGATAAGAAATCTTGTAAAGGATGTTTACATTGCAAAAGAAGATTTGATTTATCCTATTTTCATTGAAGAAGGTGAAAATATTAAAAACGAGATTCCGTCAATGCCAGGGATTTTTAGATATTCAATTGACAGGCTTTCGGAGGAACTAGATGAGCTGGTAAAATTGGGAATAAATTCGATTTTGCTTTTTGGGATTCCCAAAAATAAGGATGCCTGTGCGACAGAAGCTTATAACGAGAATGGTGTTATCCAAAATGCAGTCAGGTTTATAAAGGAAAAATATGATAATTTTCTCGTAATCTGCGATATTTGCTGCTGTGAATACACAAGCCACGGACATTGCGGGATACTTGATGAAAATGGATATGTAAAAAATGACGAAACATTGGAAGTTTTGGCAAAAACCGCACTTTCTTATGCAAGAGCAGGAGCGGATATTGTGGCTCCTTCTGATATGATGGATGGACGTGTAGAGAAAATTTCCAAAGCTCTAGCTGAAAATCGTTTTGAAAATATTCCAATAATGGCGTATTCAGTAAAATATTCATCAGCATTTTATGGACCTTTCAGAGATGCAGCGGACTCGGCTCCTCAATTTGGTGACAGAAAATCTTATCAGATGAATTTTCAGTATTCAAAGGATGCAATAGATGAAGTTGCCGAAGATTTACGACAAGGAGCGGATATTATAATTGTGAAACCTGCGATGGCGTATCTTGATGTAATAAAAAAAGTAAGTGATAAATTTGAAATTCCAATCGTGGCTTACAGTGTTTCAGGCGAATATTCAATGGTAAAGGCTGCAGCTCAAAAGGGCTGGATTGATGAAATGAAAATTGTAATGGAGCAGATGTATGCGATGAAAAGGGCTGGAGCAAATGCAATTATTACATATTATGCTAAAGAAGTAGCCAAATTTTTGGAAAATTCTGAAAACTAA
- a CDS encoding histidine phosphatase family protein, with protein sequence MTEILFIRHGETNCNKKSLYYGYLNPGLNETGIQQLKNTKKSSKI encoded by the coding sequence ATGACTGAAATCCTATTTATACGCCATGGAGAAACAAACTGTAATAAAAAAAGCCTATATTATGGATATTTAAATCCTGGATTAAATGAAACTGGCATACAACAACTGAAAAATACAAAAAAAAGCTCAAAAATTTGA